In Haloterrigena turkmenica DSM 5511, a single genomic region encodes these proteins:
- a CDS encoding 3-oxoacyl-ACP reductase family protein: MSETVHRLEPLERRPLTDRTCLVTGSSRGIGRDIAFELARAGADVAVNYRSAEDRALEVTSTIEENGETAVPVQADISDPTQVERMAVEVREELGEIDVLVNNAGITIDRKFEDMTYEDWRQVIDVNLTGTFNCTKAFYEDIKASNHGRLINISSVVGQQGNYGQANYATSKGGLFAFTRTLALELASHGSTANCVAPGFTRTDMLEKVPERVQEKIREDIPLGRFATTEDIVGMIRFLTSDYAEYMTGQVIGINGGMEW; the protein is encoded by the coding sequence ATGTCCGAAACCGTCCACCGACTCGAGCCGCTGGAGCGAAGACCGCTGACCGACCGCACCTGCCTCGTCACCGGATCGTCCCGCGGGATCGGCCGCGACATCGCGTTCGAACTCGCCCGCGCCGGCGCCGACGTTGCCGTCAACTATCGCTCGGCCGAGGACCGCGCCCTCGAGGTCACGAGCACGATCGAAGAGAACGGCGAGACGGCCGTCCCGGTACAAGCCGACATCTCCGACCCGACGCAGGTCGAGCGAATGGCCGTGGAGGTACGCGAGGAGCTCGGCGAGATCGACGTCCTCGTCAACAACGCGGGGATCACGATCGATCGGAAGTTCGAGGACATGACCTACGAGGACTGGCGGCAGGTCATCGACGTCAACTTAACCGGGACGTTCAACTGCACGAAGGCGTTCTACGAGGACATCAAGGCGTCCAACCACGGTCGGCTCATCAACATCTCGAGCGTCGTCGGCCAGCAGGGCAACTACGGGCAGGCCAACTACGCGACCTCGAAGGGCGGCCTGTTCGCCTTCACTCGGACGCTCGCCCTCGAGTTGGCCAGCCACGGCTCGACGGCCAACTGCGTCGCTCCCGGCTTCACCAGGACGGACATGCTCGAGAAGGTCCCCGAGCGCGTCCAGGAGAAGATCCGCGAGGACATCCCGCTGGGACGGTTCGCCACGACCGAGGACATCGTCGGCATGATTCGGTTCCTCACCAGCGACTACGCGGAGTACATGACTGGCCAAGTCATCGGGATCAACGGCGGAATGGAGTGGTAG
- a CDS encoding cobalt-precorrin-4/precorrin-4 C(11)-methyltransferase, with product MTEDTQNDPQDAIDSQGERRREELDDRIFEHSAGDEQEGIPFVGAGPGNPRLLTVAGKELLEDADLVVHAGSLVNSELLDEYCGHAELVNSVGKDLEELIPLMRDAYEYGDNVVRLHSGDPAIYGAALEQMDALEHEGVPTYFVPGVTSAFAASATLRTQLTLNEVSNHVAFTRPQGKTLSPEEDHITDFVEMGDVTTCIYLGTHAVRDTMDRLLEDDHDPETPVAVIYHASWPDEDVIIGTVDDIADKVEEAGYRASAMVVIGDAVTGAGYERSFLYGDWANRGSSSESASESEASDD from the coding sequence ATGACTGAGGACACGCAGAACGACCCGCAGGACGCGATCGACTCTCAGGGCGAACGCCGCCGTGAGGAACTCGACGACCGGATCTTCGAGCACAGCGCCGGCGACGAACAGGAAGGGATCCCCTTCGTTGGGGCCGGCCCCGGCAACCCGCGACTGCTGACCGTCGCGGGCAAGGAACTGCTCGAGGACGCCGACCTCGTGGTCCACGCGGGCTCGCTTGTCAACAGCGAACTCCTCGACGAGTACTGCGGCCACGCGGAGTTGGTGAATTCGGTCGGCAAGGACCTCGAGGAACTGATCCCGCTGATGCGGGACGCCTACGAGTACGGCGACAACGTGGTCCGGCTCCACAGCGGCGACCCCGCCATCTACGGCGCGGCGCTCGAACAGATGGACGCGCTGGAACACGAGGGCGTCCCGACCTACTTCGTGCCGGGCGTCACGTCGGCCTTCGCCGCGAGCGCGACGCTGCGGACGCAGTTGACGTTGAACGAAGTGTCGAACCACGTCGCCTTCACCCGGCCCCAGGGGAAGACCCTGAGCCCGGAGGAGGACCACATCACCGATTTCGTGGAGATGGGCGACGTGACGACCTGTATCTACCTCGGAACCCACGCGGTTCGGGACACGATGGATCGGCTGCTCGAGGACGATCACGATCCCGAGACGCCGGTCGCGGTGATCTACCACGCCTCGTGGCCGGACGAGGACGTGATCATCGGCACGGTCGACGATATCGCCGACAAGGTCGAGGAGGCCGGCTATCGGGCTTCAGCGATGGTCGTCATCGGCGACGCCGTGACCGGCGCGGGCTACGAGCGCTCGTTCCTCTACGGCGACTGGGCCAATCGAGGCTCGTCTTCGGAGAGTGCGAGCGAGTCGGAGGCGAGCGATGACTGA
- a CDS encoding CbiX/SirB N-terminal domain-containing protein, with protein MSKPDETTPATTAAFDDEALLLVGHGSRREKSNEQVRDLAGGLESRLGIPVDAAFLELAEPAIDEALAQLAPVTSQVTVVHCSLFAASHVKNDVPLALEQARAEHDLEINNGAHLGIHPAILDLLDDRAAEVEAELGVDRAEDDVAVVLCGRGSSDPDANGDVHKLARLLYEGREFDRVEATFIGVTEPTLEDTLHGLSKYRPDAVVVLPYMLGDGVLTQRVRDWTAEFDDDYPYVEALAGDPLGTDSRLLDVFADRWQEARTDSVSMSCDTCKYKVDLEGYEEDVGGARAMLRALAHQEAHADREDVDDEPHSHDAPEKHVAVCMNQTCAEMGSPSVLERLRQEARDSDHCDARITRSSCLGRCGDGPMVAVYPDGIWYGDVASQDAERIVGDHLDRDRIVSDLVDQTL; from the coding sequence ATGAGCAAACCCGACGAGACCACGCCCGCGACGACGGCCGCGTTCGACGACGAGGCGCTCCTGCTGGTGGGCCACGGCTCCCGCCGCGAGAAGTCCAACGAACAGGTGCGAGACCTCGCCGGCGGCCTCGAGTCACGGCTCGGCATCCCGGTCGACGCCGCGTTCCTCGAACTCGCGGAGCCGGCGATCGACGAGGCACTCGCGCAACTCGCGCCCGTCACGTCGCAGGTAACCGTCGTCCACTGCTCGCTGTTCGCCGCGAGCCACGTCAAGAACGACGTGCCGCTGGCGCTCGAGCAGGCCCGGGCCGAACACGACCTCGAGATCAACAACGGCGCCCACCTGGGCATCCATCCCGCAATCTTGGACCTACTCGACGACCGCGCCGCCGAAGTCGAGGCCGAACTGGGCGTCGATCGCGCGGAAGACGACGTCGCCGTCGTCCTCTGTGGCCGCGGCTCGAGCGATCCGGACGCCAACGGCGACGTGCACAAGCTGGCCCGCCTGCTCTACGAGGGCCGCGAATTCGACCGCGTCGAGGCGACCTTCATCGGCGTCACGGAACCGACGCTCGAGGACACCCTCCACGGGCTCTCGAAGTACCGCCCCGACGCGGTCGTCGTCCTGCCGTACATGCTCGGCGACGGCGTGCTCACACAGCGGGTCCGCGACTGGACGGCGGAGTTCGACGACGACTACCCGTACGTCGAGGCGCTGGCCGGCGACCCGCTCGGGACGGACTCCCGACTGCTGGACGTCTTCGCCGACCGCTGGCAGGAGGCGCGGACGGACAGCGTCTCCATGTCCTGTGACACCTGCAAGTACAAGGTCGACCTCGAGGGCTACGAGGAGGACGTCGGCGGCGCTCGCGCCATGCTGCGCGCGCTGGCTCATCAGGAGGCCCACGCCGACCGCGAGGACGTCGACGACGAACCTCACAGCCACGACGCGCCCGAAAAGCACGTCGCGGTCTGTATGAACCAGACCTGCGCCGAGATGGGGTCGCCGTCGGTCCTCGAGCGCCTCCGGCAGGAGGCCCGTGACTCCGACCACTGCGACGCCCGCATCACGCGCTCGTCGTGTCTCGGCCGCTGTGGCGACGGGCCGATGGTCGCGGTCTACCCGGACGGCATCTGGTACGGCGACGTCGCGAGCCAGGACGCCGAGCGGATCGTCGGCGACCATTTGGACCGGGATCGAATCGTCAGCGACCTTGTCGATCAGACGCTGTAG
- a CDS encoding cobalt-factor II C(20)-methyltransferase, translated as MTLYGVGLGPGEADLVTVRGKAVLEECDVVYSPGRLSRTVALEHVDESKIGDLDFPMTKDEEKLRAAWKEAAAEIAPNARDGDVAFVTLGDPNVYSTFGHLRRTIDAFHPDVDLEIVPGVSAVTAFATAMGVEIEAGAGLSLREAASGASPTGPDRMILFKVTDAPATHEGLLEAGYDVTYGRRLFMEQGETLVTDDPEEIDERDYYTLAYAEKEDLEVEQATAAFLEDGDESDGTDASEGDDDSATSGEPVADGGEVVALEHAEGCEGGDCGGHR; from the coding sequence ATGACGCTCTACGGCGTCGGACTCGGTCCCGGCGAGGCCGACCTCGTAACCGTCCGCGGGAAGGCTGTTCTCGAGGAGTGCGACGTCGTCTACTCGCCGGGCCGCTTGTCTCGAACCGTTGCCCTCGAGCACGTCGACGAGTCGAAGATCGGGGATTTGGACTTCCCGATGACGAAAGACGAGGAGAAACTGCGGGCCGCATGGAAGGAGGCTGCAGCGGAGATCGCGCCCAACGCCCGTGACGGCGACGTCGCCTTCGTGACACTGGGCGATCCGAACGTCTACTCGACGTTCGGCCACCTGCGCCGGACGATCGACGCCTTTCATCCGGATGTGGACCTCGAGATCGTCCCCGGCGTCAGCGCCGTGACCGCGTTCGCGACCGCGATGGGCGTCGAGATCGAGGCCGGCGCCGGGCTCTCGCTGCGCGAGGCCGCGTCCGGCGCGAGCCCGACGGGCCCGGATCGGATGATCCTGTTCAAGGTCACCGACGCGCCGGCGACCCACGAGGGACTCCTCGAGGCCGGCTACGACGTGACCTACGGCCGCCGGCTGTTCATGGAGCAGGGCGAGACGCTGGTGACGGACGACCCCGAGGAGATCGACGAGCGCGACTACTACACCCTCGCCTACGCCGAAAAGGAAGACCTCGAGGTCGAGCAGGCGACGGCAGCGTTCCTCGAGGACGGGGACGAAAGCGATGGAACGGACGCCAGCGAGGGCGACGACGACTCTGCGACGAGCGGCGAACCCGTCGCGGACGGCGGGGAAGTAGTCGCCCTCGAGCACGCCGAGGGCTGTGAGGGCGGCGACTGTGGAGGCCACCGATGA
- the cbiG gene encoding cobalt-precorrin 5A hydrolase, producing the protein MSSETENTDGTDDSSTDSGGHCSTPDSDGEVAEEIAIISFGRKMDTAEEIKAEIGDRYEAIDIIEYHGDVFEEHWGEYDCFIGLMASGIAMRKTAHLLDDKWDDPAICVVDEELTWAIPITGGHHGANQVAQDLATMGAVPAMTTASEAAGKQGVESRAKAMDTHVVNGDSTVKTNLAVLDDNLGPVERLEGPKAVLVGDDVTVLKRNKDEGVVLGTGSVSGADKEAFLEAWEEALERTDYELEDVEFVGTATRKEDEEGLLEAAQELDLGVVAFDKETLLDHEGPTPSKSKELIGWPGVSEASAIAGGAEQELILEKISYENEVTVAIGR; encoded by the coding sequence ATGAGCTCAGAAACGGAGAACACGGACGGCACAGACGACTCGAGTACGGATTCCGGCGGCCACTGTTCGACGCCGGACTCGGACGGCGAAGTAGCCGAGGAGATCGCGATCATCTCCTTCGGACGGAAGATGGATACCGCCGAGGAGATCAAAGCCGAGATCGGCGATCGCTACGAGGCGATCGACATCATCGAGTACCACGGCGACGTCTTCGAGGAACACTGGGGCGAATACGACTGCTTCATCGGGCTGATGGCCTCGGGCATCGCGATGCGGAAGACGGCCCACCTGCTCGACGACAAGTGGGACGACCCCGCGATCTGCGTGGTCGACGAGGAACTCACTTGGGCCATCCCGATCACCGGCGGCCACCACGGCGCGAATCAGGTCGCACAGGACTTGGCGACGATGGGCGCCGTGCCGGCGATGACCACCGCCAGCGAGGCCGCTGGCAAGCAGGGCGTCGAGTCGCGCGCGAAGGCGATGGACACCCACGTCGTCAACGGCGACTCGACGGTCAAGACGAACCTCGCCGTGCTCGACGATAACCTCGGCCCCGTCGAGCGACTCGAGGGGCCGAAGGCCGTCCTCGTCGGCGACGACGTGACGGTTCTCAAGCGGAACAAAGACGAGGGGGTCGTCCTCGGCACCGGCAGCGTCTCCGGCGCCGACAAGGAGGCGTTCCTCGAGGCCTGGGAGGAAGCCCTCGAGCGAACGGACTACGAACTCGAGGACGTCGAGTTCGTCGGCACCGCGACGCGAAAGGAAGACGAGGAGGGACTGCTCGAGGCCGCGCAGGAACTCGATCTGGGTGTCGTCGCCTTCGACAAGGAGACGCTGCTCGACCACGAGGGGCCGACGCCCTCGAAGTCCAAGGAGCTGATCGGCTGGCCCGGCGTCTCCGAAGCCTCGGCGATCGCCGGCGGGGCTGAACAGGAACTGATTCTCGAGAAGATCAGCTACGAGAACGAGGTCACGGTGGCGATCGGCCGATGA
- a CDS encoding precorrin-3B C(17)-methyltransferase, which produces MSVEDAATSGDGTPDDHGTLYVVGIGPGLPDHMTKRAKEVIESSEVVIASSLYQEFLRDDGTIPSEERTDEDGIATREDGFEQEIVRSTMGRQIELARAAFDYVREGKDVAHVSGGDPSVYGKSDLIFKMADEEDATDVPIEIVPGMTAALGGAANVGAPLCNDFCTISLSDKWRGWDEIEEKLRAAAISDFVIVLYNCWRNYEKAVEIVREERTDDARVAIVNDAGRADAGRNGESQFITTLGEAADHDDKVSGMGTSLIIGNHETETWSNDDRTYLVTPRGGRDVDDF; this is translated from the coding sequence ATGAGCGTCGAGGACGCAGCTACCAGCGGCGACGGCACCCCCGACGACCACGGCACCCTCTACGTCGTCGGCATCGGCCCCGGCCTGCCCGACCACATGACCAAGCGGGCCAAGGAGGTCATCGAGTCCTCGGAGGTCGTCATCGCCTCGAGCCTCTACCAGGAGTTCCTGCGCGACGACGGCACGATCCCCTCGGAGGAGCGAACGGACGAGGACGGCATCGCGACCCGCGAGGACGGCTTCGAGCAGGAGATCGTCCGCTCGACGATGGGACGCCAGATCGAACTCGCCCGCGCGGCGTTCGACTACGTCCGCGAGGGGAAGGACGTCGCCCACGTCTCCGGCGGCGACCCGTCGGTCTACGGCAAGTCCGACCTGATCTTCAAAATGGCCGACGAGGAGGACGCCACGGACGTCCCGATCGAGATCGTGCCCGGCATGACGGCGGCGCTGGGCGGCGCGGCCAACGTCGGCGCGCCGCTGTGCAACGACTTCTGTACGATCTCGCTGTCGGACAAGTGGCGCGGCTGGGACGAAATCGAGGAGAAACTGCGCGCCGCGGCAATCAGCGACTTCGTGATTGTCCTCTACAACTGCTGGCGAAACTACGAGAAGGCGGTCGAGATCGTCCGCGAGGAGCGCACCGACGACGCCCGCGTGGCCATCGTCAACGACGCGGGCCGCGCCGACGCCGGCCGGAACGGCGAGAGCCAGTTCATCACGACCCTCGGCGAGGCCGCCGACCACGACGACAAGGTCTCCGGGATGGGCACCTCGCTGATCATCGGCAACCACGAGACCGAGACCTGGAGCAACGACGACCGAACGTACCTCGTCACCCCGCGGGGCGGGCGTGACGTCGACGACTTCTGA
- the cobJ gene encoding precorrin-3B C(17)-methyltransferase: MSTDTNADADDESTSKCGASSTDTETETSSSESKCGASSNETDDSSSTKCGASSSSDSSSSSSCGASSSDDSGSNEKEVGATIEDFDAEPGQLIAVGLGPGHPEGMTERAKDALLEADHIVGYTTYIELIPDEITDEAEDIYDTPMCGEVSRTEESIDRALAGNDVAIVGSGDPNVYALAGLALEILESKGATASMVDFEVVPGVPAAQSCGARLGAPLVNDTVSVSLSDHLVPMPEIESRLHSVASENFTITIYNPWSRKRRENFQKACEILLTHRDPDTPVGIVHGAGREDEQVMITELEELEELGESEIIDMTTTIVVGTEDTYVWDDRMVTPRGYETKYDY, encoded by the coding sequence ATGAGTACGGACACCAACGCAGATGCTGACGACGAATCGACGTCCAAGTGCGGCGCCTCGAGTACCGACACAGAGACCGAGACCTCGTCCTCGGAGTCGAAGTGCGGCGCTTCCTCGAACGAGACGGACGACTCGAGTAGCACCAAGTGCGGCGCCTCTTCGAGTTCCGATTCCTCGTCCTCGAGTTCCTGCGGAGCCTCGAGTTCGGACGACTCGGGAAGCAACGAGAAGGAGGTCGGCGCGACGATCGAGGACTTCGACGCCGAGCCCGGCCAACTGATCGCCGTCGGGCTCGGACCCGGTCACCCGGAGGGGATGACCGAGCGCGCGAAAGACGCCCTGCTCGAGGCCGACCACATCGTCGGCTACACGACCTACATCGAGCTGATTCCGGACGAGATCACCGACGAGGCCGAGGACATCTACGACACGCCGATGTGCGGCGAGGTCTCCCGGACGGAGGAGTCGATCGACCGCGCGCTGGCGGGCAACGACGTCGCCATCGTCGGCAGCGGCGATCCGAACGTCTACGCGCTGGCCGGGCTGGCGCTCGAGATCCTCGAGTCCAAGGGCGCGACGGCCTCGATGGTCGACTTCGAAGTGGTTCCGGGCGTCCCCGCGGCCCAATCCTGTGGGGCACGGCTCGGTGCACCCCTCGTGAACGATACCGTCTCGGTCTCGCTGTCGGACCACCTCGTTCCGATGCCCGAGATCGAGTCGCGCCTGCACTCGGTCGCCAGCGAGAACTTCACGATCACGATCTACAACCCGTGGAGCCGCAAGCGCCGCGAGAACTTCCAGAAGGCCTGCGAGATCCTCCTCACGCATCGAGACCCCGACACGCCGGTCGGCATCGTCCACGGCGCCGGCCGCGAGGACGAGCAGGTGATGATCACCGAACTCGAGGAACTCGAGGAACTCGGCGAGAGCGAGATCATTGACATGACGACGACCATCGTCGTCGGCACCGAGGACACCTACGTCTGGGACGACCGGATGGTCACGCCCCGGGGCTACGAGACGAAGTACGATTACTAA
- a CDS encoding outer membrane protein assembly factor BamB family protein, protein MAETADADREADRDGDREFRSVPLGEIETARSRHMWTRSAVHVSEGGDLVVTGEWDGTVTAREVDSDSLEARWTADHPDHAVGITTLSGDGTESDGDTAETVIVAGRGETGTIAAYDAATGERRWRYDTVDDLGEAVKDTVFYLPYVVALESGTDGDGNERLYAAARRYERDGETRQWHSTVYAFDPDGTVRWTYETDASPIAIDLDADGERLAVGYNRCMGDHDVGLVVLETASGDLAWTWDPGTEGDRRVGDVSFDGDSIAVSSHGDKRGYLLGPGGAERWRIDLAVETEIDGETLYAYPNHAYAADGRVTFVTGNTYAVESRETENRHPNEHRIATFDADGELAWDDEVRGFIHGLAADGETIVAPCAQNFRVRDPETHAVRRFDLESGPQRVDRLAGIATAAAVDGGTLAAIEEPVAYHDEGETRGEYALHMAPVE, encoded by the coding sequence ATGGCCGAAACCGCTGACGCCGACCGCGAAGCCGATCGGGACGGCGACCGCGAGTTCCGGTCGGTCCCGCTCGGCGAGATCGAGACGGCCCGCAGCCGCCACATGTGGACCCGATCCGCAGTTCACGTCTCCGAGGGCGGCGATCTGGTCGTCACCGGCGAGTGGGACGGGACCGTCACCGCTCGCGAGGTCGACTCGGACTCGCTCGAGGCTCGCTGGACGGCCGACCATCCGGACCACGCGGTCGGGATCACGACGCTCTCGGGTGACGGGACCGAGAGCGACGGCGATACTGCGGAGACTGTGATCGTCGCCGGCCGCGGCGAGACTGGCACGATTGCAGCCTACGACGCCGCGACCGGCGAGCGACGCTGGCGGTACGACACCGTCGACGACCTCGGCGAGGCCGTCAAGGACACCGTCTTCTACCTCCCGTACGTGGTCGCCCTCGAGAGCGGCACCGACGGCGACGGCAACGAGCGACTCTATGCGGCCGCGCGACGGTACGAGCGCGACGGCGAGACGCGCCAGTGGCACAGCACCGTCTACGCGTTCGATCCCGACGGAACGGTGCGCTGGACGTACGAGACCGACGCCTCCCCGATCGCGATCGATCTCGACGCCGACGGCGAGCGACTGGCGGTCGGCTACAACCGCTGTATGGGCGATCACGACGTCGGACTCGTCGTCCTCGAAACAGCGTCGGGCGACCTCGCGTGGACCTGGGACCCCGGCACCGAGGGCGACCGGCGCGTCGGCGACGTTTCCTTCGACGGCGATTCGATCGCGGTCTCGAGCCACGGCGATAAACGGGGCTACCTGCTCGGTCCCGGCGGCGCCGAGCGCTGGCGCATCGATCTGGCGGTCGAAACCGAGATCGACGGCGAGACGCTGTACGCCTACCCGAACCACGCGTACGCGGCAGACGGGCGCGTGACGTTCGTAACCGGAAACACCTACGCCGTCGAGAGCCGCGAGACGGAGAACCGACACCCGAACGAGCACCGGATCGCGACCTTCGACGCCGACGGCGAGTTGGCGTGGGACGACGAGGTCCGGGGCTTCATTCACGGCCTCGCCGCTGACGGCGAGACGATCGTCGCACCCTGCGCGCAGAACTTCCGCGTTCGCGACCCCGAAACCCACGCCGTTCGTCGGTTCGACCTCGAGTCCGGGCCGCAACGAGTCGACCGACTCGCGGGGATCGCGACTGCCGCCGCCGTCGACGGCGGCACGCTGGCGGCGATCGAGGAACCCGTGGCCTACCACGACGAGGGCGAGACCCGCGGCGAGTACGCCCTGCACATGGCCCCGGTCGAATAA
- the cbiT gene encoding precorrin-6Y C5,15-methyltransferase (decarboxylating) subunit CbiT has protein sequence MPPIALPHDAKAGPTKSEVRAVVASKLALEADDHFAEVGSCTGAVTIEAAQRAGRVTAVERKADRLETTEKNLAANAESVRADVELRNAEAPEGLPDDADALFLGGSRNFEAVLDHAVETGVDRIVMNVSRLEVAGEATAAFRDRDILEEVVQFQVSHGYELAGATSFNSDNPVYMLVGSATPDSSEDGDDGKKVAADGGEPSETRRSSSERRSDVGRIARGDLKSGGNRQ, from the coding sequence ATGCCACCCATCGCGCTTCCACACGACGCGAAGGCCGGACCGACGAAGTCCGAGGTCCGCGCCGTCGTCGCCTCGAAGCTCGCGCTCGAGGCGGACGACCACTTCGCGGAGGTCGGCTCCTGTACGGGGGCCGTCACCATCGAAGCCGCACAGCGGGCCGGACGCGTGACCGCCGTCGAGCGGAAGGCCGACCGGCTCGAGACGACCGAGAAGAACCTCGCCGCGAACGCGGAGTCGGTCCGCGCCGACGTCGAGCTGCGCAACGCGGAAGCGCCCGAGGGGCTGCCCGACGACGCCGACGCGCTCTTCCTGGGCGGGAGCCGGAACTTCGAGGCCGTCCTCGACCACGCCGTCGAGACCGGTGTCGACCGCATCGTGATGAACGTCTCGCGACTCGAGGTCGCCGGAGAGGCGACTGCGGCCTTCCGCGACCGGGATATTCTCGAGGAGGTCGTCCAGTTCCAGGTGAGTCACGGCTACGAACTCGCCGGCGCGACGAGTTTCAACTCGGACAACCCGGTGTACATGCTGGTCGGGAGCGCGACGCCGGACTCGAGCGAGGACGGAGACGACGGGAAGAAGGTCGCTGCGGACGGTGGTGAGCCGAGTGAAACGAGGCGATCCTCGTCGGAGCGTCGCTCCGACGTAGGTCGAATCGCCCGCGGCGATTTGAAAAGCGGGGGGAACCGCCAATGA
- a CDS encoding ferredoxin, with protein MPRYEVTIEKDACDGIFACLTRDPRFVEGADGLATIDPDADPVYDCEGEVTDDVERVVATFDDDRIDEAQQAAAACPTDAIVVEEVGE; from the coding sequence ATGCCACGATACGAAGTCACCATCGAGAAGGACGCCTGCGACGGCATCTTCGCCTGCCTGACCCGCGACCCGCGGTTCGTCGAGGGCGCGGACGGCCTCGCGACGATCGATCCCGACGCGGATCCGGTCTACGACTGCGAGGGCGAGGTCACCGACGACGTCGAGCGCGTCGTCGCGACGTTCGACGACGATCGCATCGACGAGGCCCAGCAGGCCGCGGCGGCCTGTCCGACGGACGCGATCGTCGTCGAGGAGGTGGGCGAATGA
- a CDS encoding DUF3209 family protein, whose product MSCYEIEALRLGLMNVLGVGDDSTRDHAENELEGHLEGPIEGLANAESLAEVERHLDAALVDLEEEVAAMDSDDPEYDYTRGRLVAVRDAERAVQRLSAQGEHIVDGLGDAHDTLHETFPVED is encoded by the coding sequence ATGAGCTGTTACGAAATCGAAGCGCTACGACTCGGACTGATGAACGTCCTCGGCGTCGGGGACGACAGCACCCGCGACCACGCGGAGAACGAACTCGAGGGCCACCTCGAGGGGCCGATCGAGGGGCTCGCCAACGCGGAGAGCCTCGCGGAGGTCGAACGCCATCTCGACGCCGCGCTCGTCGATCTGGAAGAGGAAGTCGCCGCGATGGACAGCGACGATCCCGAATACGACTACACCCGCGGGAGGTTGGTCGCGGTCCGCGACGCCGAGCGCGCGGTCCAGCGACTGAGCGCGCAGGGCGAACACATCGTCGACGGGCTCGGCGACGCCCACGACACCCTCCACGAGACCTTCCCGGTAGAGGACTGA
- a CDS encoding glycosyltransferase encodes MVEPTPVSVILPTTGWNDACEEIAAQLRPGDELLVVCDRAVESVAERIDDRPDDVRLVVAGEPEGCSGKANAIAAGMDAAECDRLVWSDDDYHHPPDWLDGLRRDYERYGPTTEVPVFVGRDPLARLLEPTHVLSGTLAVSQGGVPWGGSLVFERDDIDEAAFLSDLRRTVSDDGLLMEYADITSVGRTRRVEIGGSVRETLENQVRFTKIVRHHEPTAIVGQFVLGTVLTAGCVLFPLPALVLLTAAMAGVYAAFGVRRWTFLAAYPVALAAIPLLAYGLVRRTFVWGGRRYRWHSKFDVSVEAE; translated from the coding sequence ATGGTAGAGCCAACGCCGGTCAGCGTCATTCTACCCACGACGGGGTGGAACGACGCCTGCGAAGAGATCGCCGCGCAACTGCGTCCGGGGGACGAACTCCTCGTGGTCTGTGACAGGGCGGTCGAGTCGGTCGCCGAGCGAATCGACGACCGCCCGGACGACGTCAGGCTGGTGGTCGCGGGCGAACCCGAGGGCTGTTCCGGGAAGGCGAACGCGATCGCGGCCGGAATGGACGCGGCCGAGTGTGATCGCCTCGTCTGGTCCGACGACGACTATCACCATCCGCCCGACTGGCTAGACGGACTGCGCCGCGACTACGAACGGTACGGACCGACCACGGAAGTCCCGGTCTTCGTCGGCCGGGATCCGCTCGCCCGACTCCTCGAGCCGACCCACGTTCTCAGCGGAACGCTCGCCGTCTCTCAAGGGGGCGTTCCCTGGGGCGGGTCGCTCGTCTTCGAACGCGACGACATCGACGAGGCGGCCTTCCTCTCGGACCTCCGGCGGACGGTGAGCGACGACGGCCTCCTCATGGAGTACGCCGATATCACGAGCGTCGGGCGGACGCGCCGCGTCGAGATCGGTGGCTCGGTCCGCGAGACGCTCGAGAACCAGGTCCGATTCACGAAGATCGTCCGTCACCACGAACCGACCGCTATCGTCGGCCAGTTCGTCCTCGGAACGGTACTCACCGCCGGCTGCGTGCTGTTTCCGCTCCCCGCGCTGGTGCTACTGACGGCCGCGATGGCCGGCGTTTACGCCGCGTTCGGCGTTCGTCGATGGACGTTCCTCGCGGCGTATCCGGTCGCGCTGGCGGCGATTCCGCTGCTCGCGTACGGCCTCGTCCGACGGACGTTCGTCTGGGGCGGGCGGCGTTACCGGTGGCACAGCAAGTTCGACGTCTCGGTCGAGGCGGAGTGA